Proteins encoded by one window of Streptacidiphilus sp. PB12-B1b:
- a CDS encoding acyl-CoA dehydrogenase family protein — protein sequence MSENAVTTGFSLDLNEDQIAVRDWLHGFAADVIRPAAAEWDEREETPWPVIQEAAKLGIYSLDFFAQQQFDPTGLGIPITMEELFWGDAGIGLAIVGSALAAVGVVANGTPEQVGTWAPQMFGTPDDVKLAAFCSSEPDAGSDVAAMRTRAVYDEATDEWVLNGTKTWATNGGIAHIHVVVASVDPALGARGQASFIVPPGTPGLSQGQKFKKHGIRASHTAEVVLDGVRVPGHCLLGGKDKLDERLARARERAAAEARGERGEKVKNAAMATFEASRPAVGAQAVGVARAAYEVALDYAKTREQFGRPIIDNQGIAFTLADMRTRIDASRLLVWRASWMANNGKPFTAAEGSMSKLYAGETAKWVTAQAIQILGGNGFTREYPVERMHRDAAIYTIFEGTSEIQRLVIARTLSGLPIR from the coding sequence ATGTCCGAGAACGCCGTCACGACCGGCTTCAGCCTCGACCTCAACGAGGACCAGATCGCCGTGCGCGACTGGCTGCACGGGTTCGCCGCCGACGTCATCCGTCCGGCCGCGGCCGAGTGGGACGAACGCGAGGAGACCCCCTGGCCGGTGATCCAGGAGGCGGCCAAGCTCGGCATCTACTCGCTGGACTTCTTCGCCCAGCAGCAGTTCGACCCCACCGGCCTGGGCATCCCGATCACCATGGAGGAGCTGTTCTGGGGCGACGCCGGGATCGGCCTGGCCATCGTCGGCAGCGCCCTGGCCGCCGTGGGCGTGGTCGCCAACGGCACCCCCGAGCAGGTCGGCACCTGGGCCCCGCAGATGTTCGGCACGCCCGACGACGTCAAGCTCGCCGCCTTCTGCTCCTCCGAGCCCGACGCCGGCTCCGACGTCGCCGCGATGCGCACCCGCGCCGTCTACGACGAGGCCACCGACGAGTGGGTCCTGAACGGCACCAAGACCTGGGCCACCAACGGCGGCATCGCCCACATCCACGTCGTCGTCGCCTCGGTGGACCCGGCCCTCGGCGCGCGCGGCCAGGCGTCCTTCATCGTCCCGCCCGGGACGCCCGGGCTGAGCCAGGGCCAGAAGTTCAAGAAGCACGGCATCCGCGCCTCGCACACCGCCGAGGTCGTGCTGGACGGCGTCCGGGTGCCCGGCCACTGCCTGCTCGGCGGCAAGGACAAGCTGGACGAGCGGCTGGCCCGGGCCCGCGAGCGGGCCGCCGCCGAGGCCCGCGGCGAGCGCGGCGAGAAGGTCAAGAACGCTGCCATGGCCACCTTCGAGGCGTCCCGCCCCGCCGTCGGCGCCCAGGCCGTCGGCGTCGCCCGGGCCGCCTACGAGGTCGCGCTGGACTACGCCAAGACCCGCGAGCAGTTCGGCCGCCCGATCATCGACAACCAGGGCATCGCCTTCACCCTCGCCGACATGCGCACCCGCATCGACGCCTCCCGGCTGCTGGTCTGGCGCGCCTCCTGGATGGCCAACAACGGCAAGCCCTTCACCGCGGCCGAGGGCTCCATGTCCAAGCTGTACGCGGGCGAGACCGCCAAGTGGGTCACCGCCCAGGCCATCCAGATCCTCGGCGGCAACGGCTTCACCCGCGAGTACCCGGTGGAGCGCATGCACCGCGACGCCGCCATCTACACCATCTTCGAAGGCACCAGCGAGATCCAGCGCCTGGTCATCGCCCGCACCCTCTCCGGCCTCCCCATCCGCTGA
- a CDS encoding acyltransferase codes for MSAWPELRDTRTVRAQSTTGTVVRCGLVDTMLADLAVSVVYFFERPLDEERLAEGLARALELLPTFAGRLRTRDDQLEIVCDNSGVPLEVYDVGDTLAEAMGRVTLPGSGLVDQVDASAARSGGLPLLTVRLSRLGDGAAALGCSWHHALGDVQTFMLLMRAWSAAVEQLPLPEAVLVQDQDAYLERVLPPQDCGRPGFRLPSPQEAAVLRREFESATRANRTVQVYFGDAEIRRMREELSAAAGQKLSVGDVLCAHAVSTIRRLDEDTEARHLTMPVNVRRPLDLPAATVGNLLSEIHLLCPPQAPPEQIAVAIRSAVEDFTRSHLNLRANLAFLEAIGRSRFRDCVPLGFDPERRRFTFSNWSRFGAYEAAFAGQRPVFFSPAGNLPLPWVSWMVEGFEGTGALFTVVLPTRLAARLRTPEGRAALHRFRAQEDPLPQGAESVRKVL; via the coding sequence ATGAGCGCCTGGCCGGAACTGCGCGACACCCGCACCGTCCGCGCCCAGAGCACGACCGGCACGGTGGTGCGGTGCGGGCTGGTGGACACCATGCTGGCGGACCTCGCGGTGTCCGTCGTCTACTTCTTCGAGCGGCCCCTGGACGAGGAGCGGCTCGCGGAGGGCCTGGCCCGAGCGCTGGAGCTGCTGCCGACCTTCGCCGGGCGGCTCCGCACCCGGGACGACCAGTTGGAGATCGTCTGCGACAACTCCGGTGTGCCGCTGGAGGTCTACGACGTCGGCGACACCCTGGCCGAGGCGATGGGCCGGGTGACGCTGCCCGGGTCGGGCCTGGTGGACCAGGTCGACGCCTCGGCCGCGCGCTCCGGCGGACTGCCGCTGCTCACCGTCCGGCTCAGCCGACTCGGCGACGGCGCTGCGGCGTTGGGCTGCTCCTGGCACCACGCGCTGGGCGACGTCCAGACGTTCATGCTGCTGATGCGGGCCTGGTCGGCGGCGGTCGAGCAACTCCCCTTGCCCGAGGCAGTTCTGGTGCAGGATCAGGACGCCTACCTGGAGCGGGTGCTGCCCCCGCAGGACTGCGGACGGCCCGGCTTCCGGCTGCCGTCGCCGCAGGAGGCGGCCGTCCTTCGGCGCGAGTTCGAGTCGGCGACGCGGGCCAACCGCACCGTCCAGGTGTACTTCGGCGACGCCGAGATCCGCCGGATGCGCGAGGAGTTGAGCGCGGCGGCCGGGCAGAAGCTGTCGGTGGGCGACGTGCTGTGCGCGCACGCCGTCAGCACGATCCGCAGGCTGGACGAGGACACCGAGGCCCGCCATCTGACCATGCCGGTCAACGTCCGGCGGCCGTTGGACCTCCCGGCCGCGACCGTCGGCAACCTGCTCAGCGAGATCCACCTGCTGTGCCCGCCGCAGGCCCCGCCCGAGCAGATCGCGGTGGCGATCCGCTCCGCGGTCGAGGACTTCACCCGCTCGCACCTCAACCTCCGCGCCAACCTGGCGTTTCTGGAGGCGATCGGCCGCTCCCGGTTCCGCGACTGCGTCCCGCTGGGCTTCGACCCCGAGCGGCGGCGGTTCACCTTCTCCAACTGGAGCCGCTTCGGCGCGTACGAGGCCGCGTTCGCCGGGCAGCGCCCGGTGTTCTTCAGCCCGGCCGGCAACCTCCCGCTGCCGTGGGTCTCCTGGATGGTCGAGGGCTTCGAGGGCACCGGCGCCCTGTTCACCGTCGTCCTCCCCACCCGCCTGGCCGCCCGCCTGCGCACCCCCGAGGGCCGTGCCGCCCTGCACCGCTTCCGCGCCCAAGAGGACCCCCTCCCCCAGGGCGCGGAATCCGTCCGCAAAGTGCTGTGA
- a CDS encoding MBL fold metallo-hydrolase — protein MPGSRPWHSRITGRRPAAFGAEPTGERLARIERSPNFVDGSFRNPVPTRRLVEGSLAGGLRATFAKKGSKPVGSIPVHPLTAGELAVPPVDGLRLTWMGHATVLAEIAGRRVLFDPVWGERCSPFSGFGPRRLHPAPIALDDLGPIDVVVVSHDHYDHLDMRAIRALIRSGADFAVPLGVGAHLEHWGVPAERLIELDWNESARVAGLTVTATPARHYCARGLRTGTHQLWASWVVAGPEHRLFHSGDTGYFPGFAEIGAQHGPFDATMMQVGAYSEFWPEVHMTPEEGVRAHGDLGGGAVLLPIHWATFDLAPHRWEEPIERTLAAARAAGFTVAAPVPGAPFEPASVTDPHPWWRAIAAAPTTTALDTPPRPDPHPEQVRV, from the coding sequence GTGCCCGGTTCCCGCCCATGGCACTCCCGCATCACCGGTCGGCGTCCGGCCGCCTTCGGCGCCGAGCCCACCGGTGAGCGGCTCGCGCGGATCGAGCGTTCGCCGAACTTCGTGGACGGGTCCTTCCGCAACCCCGTCCCCACGCGCCGCCTGGTGGAGGGTTCGCTGGCCGGGGGGCTGCGCGCCACCTTCGCCAAGAAGGGCAGCAAGCCGGTCGGCAGCATCCCGGTGCACCCGCTGACGGCCGGGGAGTTGGCCGTCCCGCCGGTGGACGGGCTGCGGCTGACCTGGATGGGCCACGCCACCGTGCTGGCCGAGATCGCCGGCCGCCGGGTGCTGTTCGACCCGGTCTGGGGCGAGCGCTGCTCGCCGTTCTCCGGCTTCGGGCCGCGCCGGCTGCACCCGGCTCCGATCGCCCTGGACGACCTGGGCCCGATCGACGTGGTGGTGGTCTCCCACGACCACTACGACCACCTGGACATGCGGGCCATCCGGGCGCTGATCCGCTCCGGCGCGGACTTCGCCGTCCCGCTCGGTGTGGGCGCGCACCTGGAGCACTGGGGCGTACCCGCCGAGCGGCTGATCGAACTGGACTGGAACGAGTCCGCGCGGGTCGCCGGACTGACGGTGACCGCGACCCCGGCCCGGCACTACTGCGCGCGCGGCCTGCGCACCGGGACGCACCAGCTCTGGGCGTCCTGGGTGGTGGCCGGCCCGGAGCACCGGCTGTTCCACAGCGGCGACACCGGCTACTTCCCCGGCTTCGCCGAGATCGGCGCCCAGCACGGGCCGTTCGACGCCACCATGATGCAGGTCGGCGCCTACAGCGAGTTCTGGCCCGAGGTGCACATGACCCCGGAGGAGGGCGTCCGCGCCCACGGTGACCTGGGCGGCGGCGCGGTGCTGCTGCCGATCCACTGGGCCACCTTCGACCTGGCCCCGCACCGCTGGGAGGAGCCCATCGAACGCACCCTGGCGGCGGCCCGCGCGGCGGGGTTCACCGTCGCCGCCCCCGTCCCCGGCGCGCCCTTCGAACCGGCCTCCGTCACCGACCCGCACCCCTGGTGGCGCGCCATCGCAGCGGCCCCCACCACCACCGCCCTCGACACCCCGCCCCGCCCCGACCCCCACCCGGAACAGGTCCGCGTGTAG
- a CDS encoding SDR family oxidoreductase, whose product MSAGLDGGTTLLAEEPTGDDVPGIDPARLALALEVLAEIDELPIDHPDAVAVRRATAGVYRQVKHRRRQERRAAKTANDRAVTESTATGAADRIDDETQGLQLTSGTAGPIAGVLERPRSCYICKTRYVEVDAFYHQLCQPCAHENRARRDARTDLSGRRALLTGGRAKIGMYIALRLLRDGAHTTITTRFPNDAIRRFTAMPDSAEWLHRLRVVGIDLRDPSQVIALAESVAEQGPLDILINNAAQTVRRSAQAYTELINSEDAPLPAGELPESVVLGRFDLSRQPALPSQTRGRHSALSAQALTALALTSGSAAPALIEAGTAIDAGGLVPDLDPVNSWSQKVDEVDPIELLEVQLCNVTAPFILVSKLRPAMAASPARRKYVVNVSAMEGQFSRGYKGPGHPHTNMAKAALNMLTRTSAQEMLDNDGILMTAVDTGWITDERPHPDKMRLADEGFHAPLDLVDGAARVYDPIVRGEAGEDLLGVFLKDYAPSPW is encoded by the coding sequence ATGAGCGCAGGACTCGACGGCGGCACCACCCTCCTCGCCGAGGAGCCCACCGGGGACGACGTGCCCGGCATCGACCCGGCACGCCTGGCCCTCGCCCTGGAGGTCCTCGCCGAAATCGACGAGCTGCCGATCGACCACCCGGACGCCGTCGCCGTCCGCCGCGCCACGGCAGGCGTGTACCGGCAGGTCAAGCACCGTCGCCGACAGGAGCGGCGGGCCGCGAAGACCGCCAACGACCGGGCCGTGACCGAGTCCACCGCGACCGGCGCCGCCGACCGCATCGACGACGAGACCCAGGGCCTGCAGCTCACCAGCGGGACGGCCGGGCCGATCGCGGGCGTCCTGGAGCGCCCGCGCTCCTGCTACATCTGCAAGACCCGGTACGTCGAGGTGGACGCCTTCTACCACCAGCTCTGCCAGCCCTGCGCGCACGAGAACCGGGCCCGCCGCGACGCCCGCACCGACCTCAGCGGCCGCCGGGCACTGCTCACCGGCGGCAGGGCCAAGATCGGCATGTACATCGCGCTGCGGCTGCTCCGCGACGGCGCGCACACCACCATCACCACCCGCTTCCCCAACGACGCGATCCGCCGCTTCACCGCGATGCCGGACAGCGCCGAGTGGCTGCACCGGCTGCGTGTCGTGGGCATCGACCTGCGCGACCCCTCGCAGGTCATCGCGCTCGCCGAGTCGGTGGCCGAGCAGGGCCCGCTGGACATCCTGATCAACAACGCCGCGCAGACCGTGCGCCGCAGCGCCCAGGCGTACACCGAGCTGATCAACTCCGAGGACGCGCCGCTGCCCGCCGGCGAGCTGCCCGAGTCGGTCGTCCTCGGCCGCTTCGACCTCAGCCGCCAGCCCGCGCTGCCCAGCCAGACCCGGGGCAGGCACAGCGCGCTCAGCGCCCAGGCCCTCACCGCGCTCGCACTGACCAGCGGCTCCGCCGCCCCGGCGCTGATCGAGGCCGGGACGGCCATCGACGCGGGCGGCCTCGTCCCGGATCTGGACCCGGTGAACAGCTGGAGCCAGAAGGTCGACGAGGTGGACCCGATCGAGCTGCTGGAAGTGCAGCTGTGCAATGTCACCGCGCCCTTCATCCTGGTCAGCAAGCTGCGTCCGGCGATGGCGGCCTCCCCGGCGCGGCGCAAGTACGTGGTGAACGTCTCCGCCATGGAGGGCCAGTTCAGCCGGGGCTACAAGGGCCCCGGCCACCCGCACACCAACATGGCCAAGGCCGCGCTGAACATGCTCACCCGCACCAGCGCGCAGGAGATGCTGGACAACGACGGCATCCTGATGACCGCCGTGGACACCGGCTGGATCACCGACGAGCGTCCGCACCCGGACAAGATGCGCCTCGCCGACGAGGGCTTCCACGCCCCGCTGGACCTGGTGGACGGCGCGGCCCGGGTCTACGACCCGATCGTGCGCGGCGAGGCGGGTGAGGACCTGCTCGGGGTCTTCCTCAAGGACTACGCGCCGTCGCCGTGGTGA